A DNA window from Procambarus clarkii isolate CNS0578487 chromosome 75, FALCON_Pclarkii_2.0, whole genome shotgun sequence contains the following coding sequences:
- the LOC138356955 gene encoding germ cell nuclear acidic protein-like, with the protein MYNNIDSEHPNIIDSEHPNIIDSEHPNIIDSEHPNIIDSEHPNIIDSEHPNIIDSEHPNIIDSEHPNIIDSEHPNIIDSEHPNNIEHPNIIDSEHPNIIDSEHPNIIDSEHPNIDSEHPNIIDSEHPNIIDSEHPNIIDSEHPIIDSEHPNIIDSEHPNNIEHANIIDSEHPNIIDSEHPNIIDSEHPNNIDSEHPNIIDSEHPNNIDSEHPNIIDSEHPNIIDSEHPNIIDSEHPNIIDSEHPNNIEHANIIDSEHPNIIDSEHPNNIEHANIIDSEHPNIIDSEHPNIIDSEHPNIIDSEHPNIIDNEHPNIIEHPNNIDSEHPNIIDSEHPNIIDSEHPNIIDSEHPNIIDSEHPNIIDSEHPNIIDSEHPNNIDSEHPNIIDSEHPNIIDSEHPNIIDSEHPNIIDSEHPNIIDSEHPNIIDSEHPNIIDSEHPNNIDGCPTILAVRYRYNIEIRTVKMITCLLGGGGGGPRPIDGFLYLAGHTLTELCLKCWHDLPGDDTWSGKYCYFIYLTSRHRWRSPGRYIINNDSGRRKQLQLHNNH; encoded by the coding sequence ATGTATAACAACATCGACAGCGAGCATCCAAACATCATCGACAGCGAACATCCAAACATCATCGACAGCGAACATCCAAACATCATCGACAGCGAACATCCAAACATCATCGACAGCGAACATCCAAACATCATCGACAGCGAACATCCAAACATCATCGACAGCGAACATCCAAACATCATCGACAGCGAACATCCAAACATCATCGACAGCGAACATCCAAACATCATCGACAGCGAACATCCAAACAACATCGAACATCCAAACATCATCGACAGTGAACATCCAAACATCATCGACAGCGAACATCCAAACATCATCGACAGCGAACATCCAAACATCGACAGCGAACATCCAAACATCATCGACAGCGAACATCCAAACATCATCGACAGCGAACATCCAAACATCATCGACAGCGAACATCCAATCATCGACAGTGAACATCCAAACATCATCGACAGCGAACATCCAAACAACATCGAACATGCAAACATCATCGACAGTGAACATCCAAACATCATCGACAGCGAACATCCAAACATCATCGACAGCGAACATCCAAACAACATCGACAGCGAACATCCAAACATCATCGACAGCGAACATCCAAACAACATCGACAGCGAACATCCAAACATCATCGACAGCGAACATCCAAACATCATCGACAGCGAACATCCAAACATCATCGACAGCGAACATCCAAACATCATCGACAGCGAACATCCAAACAACATCGAACATGCAAACATCATCGACAGTGAACATCCAAACATCATCGACAGCGAACATCCAAACAACATCGAACATGCAAACATCATCGACAGTGAACATCCAAACATCATCGACAGCGAACATCCAAACATCATCGACAGCGAACATCCAAACATCATCGACAGTGAACATCCAAACATCATCGACAACGAACATCCAAACATCATCGAACATCCAAACAACATCGACAGTGAACATCCAAACATCATCGACAGCGAACATCCAAACATCATCGACAGCGAACATCCAAACATCATCGACAGCGAACATCCAAACATCATCGACAGCGAACATCCAAACATCATCGACAGCGAACATCCAAACATCATCGACAGCGAACATCCAAACAACATCGACAGCGAACATCCAAACATCATCGACAGCGAACATCCAAACATCATCGACAGCGAACATCCAAACATCATCGACAGCGAACATCCAAACATCATCGACAGCGAACATCCAAACATCATCGACAGCGAACATCCAAACATCATCGACAGCGAACATCCAAACATCATCGACAGCGAACATCCAAACAACATCGACGGATGTCCGACAATACTTGCAGTCCGATATCGATATAACATTgagataagaacagttaaaatgaTTACCTGTCtccttggtggtgggggtggaggtccCCGACCCATAGACGGCTTCCTGTATCTCGCAGGTCACACCCTCACTGAGCTCTGTCTTAAGTGTTGGCATGACCTGCCAGGTGATGACACCTGGAGTGGAAAATACTGCTATTTTATATATTTGACCTCAAGACACAGATGGAGGTCACCAGGAAGGTACATTATAAACAATGATTCTGGCAGGAGAAAACAACTCCAACTACATAATAACCATTAA